Proteins encoded by one window of Colletes latitarsis isolate SP2378_abdomen chromosome 5, iyColLati1, whole genome shotgun sequence:
- the LOC143341773 gene encoding uncharacterized protein LOC143341773: MNRNGSCLFLLILCIAASDYQVGSDGNVTLSRRKRYVVFPEGSTFSIALCVTVHTLTPDNIFTEGVNWGISYDLPNESKPALEPFLQLRHDQMKPGNKYVGHAASAINKNAVNYPGWNSYEKHYFKTSRRKNYKPNHYYLQRRHRRDLYSKLETVMNAMNFDGRTCMLRALCEASQRLMPKGKTLVEEMMRISLSFPLKRLFSYEPEEHHTYGRAHKAGHEGQDCADMFSGCSFSLIDMALGKYDAPWTREPQLPLGYTVATDAARSSGEWTRYSMK, from the exons ATGAATCGGAACGGAAGTTGTCTCTTCCTTTTAATATTGTGCATCGCCGCGAGTGATTATCAGGTCGGTTCGGACGGAAACGTTACCTTGTCGCGACGCAAACGCTACGTTGTCTTTCCCGAAGGCTCAACATTCTCC ATCGCCCTTTGCGTCACTGTGCACACTCTGACCCCGGACAACATTTTCACGGAGGGCGTGAACTGGGGTATTTCGTACGATCTGCCCAACGAGAGCAAGCCAGCCCTCGAGCCCTTCTTGCAGCTAAGACACGATCAAATGAAACCTGGAAATAAGTACGTCGGTCACGCGGCCAGTGCAATCAACAAGAATGCCGTCAACTACCCAGGATGGAACAGCTACGAGAAACATTACTTCAAGACTAGTAGGAGAAAGAATTATAAGCCTAATCATTACTATCTGCAAAGGAGGCACCGTAGGGATCTCTACAGTAAATTGGAAACAGTCATGAATGC GATGAATTTCGACGGGAGGACATGCATGCTACGAGCGCTTTGCGAGGCGTCTCAGCGATTGATGCCGAAGGGAAAGACTCTCGTCGAGGAGATGATGAGGATATCACTTTC GTTCCCTTTGAAGCGTCTGTTCTCGTACGAGCCGGAGGAGCATCATACGTATGGCAGGGCTCATAAAGCTGGCCACGAGGGTCAGGATTGCGCCGATATGTTCTCCGGATGCAGTTTCTCCCTCATCGACATGGCCCTCGGGAAATACGACGCGCCGTGGACACGGGAGCCTCAACTTCCGCTCGGATACACCGTGGCCACCGATGCGgcacgctcttccggggagtggACGAGGTACAGCATGAAATAA